GAGAGAATTTTACCGCTGTTCTCAGATCGTTCCCTCTGTGGCAATCGGTTTCACTGCATACGACACGATGAAGGCTTGGCTCCACGTTCCGCCCCATCAGAAGTCCAGTCAATGACTGCCCTCCATAATCAGAGATTCAGATTGTGTAAACATACAAACTCCCATCAAAGCGATAGCATCTGATGCTAATACAAATATTGTATCTCACTCAATCACAATTTACAAGAAATTTCTGCGTACGCTACTCCCTTTAACAATGATGTGTTTCTTGTGCAAATGGTCCCTTGACAATCAATTATTCAAACTATAATGAATTCTGGAAAGTGACTCCTCCATTATTGGGATGTTGGCCATGCAGTCTAAATTTACCACAAAACCTTCCCCACTGAACAAATAACAAGAGAGAACTTAAAAGCAATCACCAATTTTTgtgatatttttttgaaaataatatcaCAGAAATTAAATTGGAGGCTGCTTTCAAGTTCTGTGATATTAATAGTTGTTAAGAACTATTGTTACCCTAATGCAAATGGGCATATAAATTTATGTAGATTATTGCTGAGCTCtgccaacaaacaaaaaatatagaaataaattAAGAGTATTCATCAAAGCAACTGAGGTATTAAGTTTGATTCTCCCAGTctccaatatcgcttgtattataaatataaaaaaggaaaaaagaaaaaagagctATAGAATATCAGCGATGCTATCAATCATACAACCCCACCTTTAATCTCTCTTTAACTTCCTAGAAGCTCTGTGGGACcaactttgatttttcaagcAAATGTATGTAACCTTGAtaaaaaggacaaaaaaaagtaattaaattatttttgtgtaGACTAGTATAATACTATACTATTgttactcaaatgcaaatgggCATAATATTTTTGTGTAGATTAATACCCAGAAGATTGAATTGATTTAAGAAAGACTTCATAAGACACGAGTCAAACTAGTTGCTTCTTCATTCCTTCTCTTTAACTTTCCTTGAAGCTCCCCACGACcaactttgatttttcaagcAAATGTATGTAGACTTGATCAAAGtaggatttatttatataaaaaataaataaaaactatgcCGCCAGTGTTCTGTTAGTGTATATAAGGAGAGGCACTAGTCTTTAGATATGTGTGATTGTGTACACACTGTCTTGTCTTCAATCTTAAATTAGTTCACTTGACAGATAAAGAGAGAGCAAGAGGAAGGAGGGCTTCTGAAGGTCTTCTGGTTTTTTGCATTTGCATGTAAGATATAAAGCTTGATCTTGAGCATATTCTTTTTATACTACATTAATTAACATCTAATTACCTCATTTAATGTGGGTTGTAGTAGTTGTAAATGTTGTTAATTTAAGTGTGTTTCATGATATTAGTTCCTTGGATTAATTAATTTGCATGTAAGAATAAGATAGATCTTAATCTTGAGCATTCTTCAAGTGTTCATGATGCTTGATGGGTCAGAACTGAGAAAATGAATATAGAAAGGTTGAATAAGCTTCAAAATTTGGGTATCCACAGAACCAAAACTTGAAGCATCTGATCATACATTTGAAAATTCACATTCAACCTCTTCAATGGGTACAAATCGTGAAACACGGTCGAAAAAGACACCCGCTGTTTCGCTTCCTGAACCAACCCCATTGTTTTCTCCAAGACCGGTTAGTGAGCTCGAAGCTGCAGCAACTGAACTTCAGAGAGTGTATAAGGGTTACAGGACTAGGCGTAACCTTGCAGATTGTGCTGTTGTGGTTGAGGAACTATGGTGTGTACCTTAAAACTTTGCCAGACTTTTGTTACTCTTTTGTTGCTTGGTGTACAATTAACCCTTCTCTAATTTCTTTGTATTTGTTCACTTAACTGTTTTAGGGAGAAGGCCCTAGTCTTTGCAGCTCTGGAACGAAGCTCAGTGTCCTTCTTCAACATTGAGGAACATGAAACTGCTGTGTCACGGTGGGAACGGACTAGGACAAGGGCTGCCAAGGTACTTTTGTGATATTACATGAATCAGATTGCTAATTAAGATGTGTTTTATGGAATTCCAAAtacaatccaaattaattaacagCAAAAGTTTTTTGCGTCTGTAGTTAGGGAAGGGTTGGTGCAAGGATGAGAAGGCTCAGATGCTAGCTTCACAGTACCTTCTTGAAGCTGTGAGTCTATGACTGTTACTTTGCACTTCTAAATTTCTAGTCCCAATTCTGTTTAGCTGTCTTTCTTgatctttttgcttttgttagTTTTTCATCCAAAGTAAAAGTTCATTTTGCTGTAAACACAAGCCTACAGATCAATCCAAAGCTATATaggcaaaaaaacaaacattctaAGAGCAGTTCATGCATTCATTTTAAGTTGAAATTCATTGCTCAATCTTTTCTCAGATTGATCCACGCCATCGGTTCGGACTCAATTTGCAACTCTATTATGATGTCTGGTCTGAATGCACGACTATCCAACCTTTCTTCTACTGGTGAGCATATGTTTGTGTGCCTGAGGAAAAACCTTCTTCCATGATTAGACAGAGATTAATtagctttttctttcttctattaCCACGAATAACATCACTAACCTCTTTTCCTCCCCTGGAACTTATGGATGGATGTTGGTGATGGTAAAGACGTAAACCTCAAGGATTGCCCAAGAAGTGTTCTAACCCTTCAGTGCATCAAATATCTTGGACCAGTAAGGACACTTACTCCCCTAATTAATCATACttaacaaactaattaatcGAAGTAAGTAGGCCtcatgttttctcattttctgttGCAGAAAGAGAGGGAGTCATATCAAGTGATTGTGGAGAATGGAAAGCTTGTGCACAGGCAAACTGGGAAGCTTGTTCACACAGTTGAACTTGGGTCCAAGTGGATTTTTGCGCTAAGCGCATCAAGGCCTTTGTATGTTGGGCAGGAAATAAAAGGTGTTTTCCAGCACTCCAGTTTTCTATCTGGAGGGGCTGCAAGTGCAGCTGGAAGATTGGTTGCCCACAATGGGGTTCTTGAGGTACATTATATTTCTGAAATACTActgattttttaattgttttgcaGTTCAAATTTTGAGCTAAATctcctttttgttgttggttatGCATTGCAGGCCATATGGCTATCCAGTGGTCACTATCTCCCAACCATACACAATTTCAAGAAACTCATTAGCTTCTTGGAGGAGCAACAAGTAGACCTCACCAATGTCAaggtaaatagtaattaaattCAGTTCAATATTTACGTGAACACATTTTTTACCCTTCCAATTTTTACAGCAGATGTGTGCAATAGATGATGACAAAGAATCATTCATTGATCCAACTGATCATCAACATGAGAGTATGGGGTCCATATCCAATGCAACCAATAGAGAAGCCCCTGTATATGACTTGTCCAAGCGTTTGTCTTGCAAGTGGTCTATTTAGAGTGGTCCACGTATTTAGTGTGTGAGGGACTACCCAGCCGGGCTAGGATTGCGAACACTGGAACAAGTCAACTTGTCACCAAAGGTCAAACCGGGCTGCCATGGAAGTAGTAGTCCAAATCCAATCCCTTCACCACGACCAGGCCCAATAGTCAGGCTCATACCTAGGCTTGCCTATAACGGGACTCCCTAGCCCAAGGGATACCTGGTGATCCCACCCCCAAGAccctttttcgtttttttgttgacgagaTGGATATTCTAAATGGGAATGAGGTTTGAACAGAATTTTCGATGGGATACCCTACCTTGACTAACTAGTCTAATCCATGTATTCCTAGCCAATTGCTGAAACACCCTTTTTGTGCACGACTTTATGTATTTGGAATTATGTTGTAGATTCTTTAAAGCACGTCGGTCTTTGCatcctttctttttatttttctacttttgtctcacaaaaaatttacaagGATCATATTGTATAACTTTttagttgaaaaataaaataaaataggataAGTATAGAATTAATCATATCTGAGCACAAAAGCAAACCATCACAAATTCGTCATTTTCCCTTGTTATTTAATTCTTCACTTCCCCATGCATCTGCAACTGCAATTATGTGCATGGTTTTCAACCTCTCTGCATTTTCTACAGTGCACAGCTTCACGGACAAGGCTTGTCTCCTTCCACTGAGGACAAGGCCATTTTGCCTTTTGTTAAAGGG
The window above is part of the Prunus dulcis chromosome 1, ALMONDv2, whole genome shotgun sequence genome. Proteins encoded here:
- the LOC117622527 gene encoding IQ domain-containing protein IQM1-like, with the protein product MGTNRETRSKKTPAVSLPEPTPLFSPRPVSELEAAATELQRVYKGYRTRRNLADCAVVVEELWEKALVFAALERSSVSFFNIEEHETAVSRWERTRTRAAKLGKGWCKDEKAQMLASQYLLEAIDPRHRFGLNLQLYYDVWSECTTIQPFFYWLDVGDGKDVNLKDCPRSVLTLQCIKYLGPKERESYQVIVENGKLVHRQTGKLVHTVELGSKWIFALSASRPLYVGQEIKGVFQHSSFLSGGAASAAGRLVAHNGVLEAIWLSSGHYLPTIHNFKKLISFLEEQQVDLTNVKQMCAIDDDKESFIDPTDHQHESMGSISNATNREAPVYDLSKRLSCKWSI